The DNA region CCATTTCCATGTCCGTCATTCATAGATATTGCTCCTATTCAGGAATAGGTGTTTGTGCCTTGCCGGGCTTGCCACCGAGGTCAACCTTTTTCCTGAAACGCGTCAAAAAATGTGATGTCCACTTCCGCCACCCACCGGCGGTGTTAAATTTGTGAAGTTCTTGAAGCAATTGGAAAGCATCATCAGCCGGGTACTTAAAGAACTCGCGGTTCTCGTTAAGGCGATGTGAGGTAAGTCTCCTGTGCATTTCACGTTCAAGTTTCTGTGGTTCTTCACAAGGGTACTCGTAGGCAACCTCAAAGGGCATTGGGACACCGGTTATACCCTCATAGAGTTCAGTGGCTCGTTGTTTTGCCGTTCTCGTCGTATAGCCGATTTTTATTAAATCCGGCATGGCTTCATTCTTCAAGATATAGACACATCCCATAGTCATTCCTTTCGATAAAAGCAGCGTGTTTTCAAAACAACTTTCAGAACCAGCAAACACACCTTAAGTCTCGTCCGCGGGACCCTTCACCGGCACACAAGGATACCTGCCAATGAGATACATCTCGTCTTCGGGGTAAAACCGAATTCTATGGGCACGTCCTGATCGTAGTCGTGATGTGTACGCTGAAAACGCAGCCCATCGGTAGCATCCAGGACAAAGTGTTGGATATTTACCAGACCGTCTTTGTTTGAAAAAATCTGAAAAAGTTTTTTCAGTGAAGAAAGACCTCCTATCTATGAGACACGGCATCCCCCTCTTCCGCAAGTGAGATATGGAACATCCCGCGCCGTTGGGTCGCCACATACAGTCTGTCTCGGTGAACGACAAGTGAGAGCACCTTACCGGGAACGCCCGGCGAAACC from Candidatus Poribacteria bacterium includes:
- a CDS encoding GIY-YIG nuclease family protein; the protein is MTMGCVYILKNEAMPDLIKIGYTTRTAKQRATELYEGITGVPMPFEVAYEYPCEEPQKLEREMHRRLTSHRLNENREFFKYPADDAFQLLQELHKFNTAGGWRKWTSHFLTRFRKKVDLGGKPGKAQTPIPE